From Vitis vinifera cultivar Pinot Noir 40024 chromosome 14, ASM3070453v1, a single genomic window includes:
- the LOC100244091 gene encoding mitochondrial inner membrane protease ATP23 isoform X1, producing MIKWASGCRVLLIELRPTRRPKETAAGQVHLKLLQSPWQRPNGTENGRRLRSNNPRGRRFIGRQWWHDAPMVKFLRENLEKSGCAIGDKFIKAIYCNTKVSGGYARGEGIVVCSNHMNIQDEVNQVVIHELIHAYDDCRAANLDWTNCAHHACSEIRSGHLSGDCHFKRELLRGYLKVRGHGQECVRRRVMKSVTANPHCSEAAAKDAMEAVWDVCYNDTKPFDRAP from the exons ATGATCAAATGGGCCTCGGGTTGTAGGGTACTGCTGATAGAGCTAAGGCCCACAAGGCGGCCCAAAGAAACAGCTGCAGGTCAAGTCCACCTCAAACTGTTACAGTCGCCGTGGCAGAGACCGAACGGGACAGAGAATGGAAGGCGACTCCGCTCCAACAATCCCCGCGGCAGACGTTTCATCGGGCGTCAATGGTGGCATGACG ctCCCATGGTCAAATTTCTGAGGGAAAATTTGGAGAAATCTGGATGCGCGATTGGTGACAAGTTCATCAAGGCCATTTATTGCAACACGAAGGTCAGTGGCGGTTACGCTCGTGGCGAAGGG ATAGTGGTATGTAGTAATCACATGAACATTCAAGATGAGGTCAATCAAGTTGTAATCCATGAGCTGATTCACGCATATGATGATTGTCGTGCAGCAAACTTGGATTGGACTAATTGTGCTCATCATGCTTGTAGTGAG ATTCGTTCTGGTCATCTAAGTGGTGATTGTCACTTCAAGCGGGAATTGCTGAGGGGTTATTTGAAGGTTCGGGGGCACGGACAA GAGTGTGTGAGAAGAAGAGTTATGAAGTCGGTCACAGCTAATCCTCACTGCTCAGAAGCAGCTGCAAAGGATGCCATGGAGGCTGTCTGGGATGTATGTTACAATGATACAAAGCCCTTTGACAGAGCTCCTTGA
- the LOC100254358 gene encoding uncharacterized protein LOC100254358: MCNNKNSPPTIPDLEGSSMISKESSTVVSLKPARKIRTKTRKPKFLSLRLELSSDNSQESGETMTRNHHHQLNLFPLHPENLVEDKDMHDENMAYFFAASDGGANLNGLLGGDTGAAVPSGDSLSPSLTYAYGGQDSEEGASTLVRAALRNRERDASEEKWVSYSEVVEKKEEEVTSCAADLWYKNHTQRLSLKLDYQEILNAWSGKGPLFIEGESPQTVPDLAHDAANAMGDGWSGVWKVPEMGGSRSSMKMEEVGGGEGSKKGQRQASVLRYKEKRQSRLFSKRIRYEVRKLNAEKRPRMKGRFVKRS; encoded by the exons atGTGTAATAACAAGAATAGTCCTCCGACTATTCCCGATCTTGAAGGCAGCTCCATGATCAGCAAAGAATCAAGTACTGTGGTGTCACTCAAACCGGCTCGGAAGATCAGGACCAAGACTAGGAAACCCAAGTTTCTCAGTCTACGGCTGGAGCTCTCCTCTGATAACTCACAAGAATCCGGCGAAACCATGACTCGCAACCACCATCATCAGCTCAACTTGTTCCCGCTGCACCCTGAAAACTTGGTGGAAGACAAGGACATGCACGACGAGAACATGGCTTACTTCTTTGCAGCCTCAGACGGTGGCGCCAACCTCAACGGCCTCCTGGGCGGAGACACCGGCGCCGCAGTTCCATCAGGGGACTCCCTATCGCCATCTCTAACATACGCGTATGGTGGGCAGGACAGCGAAGAGGGTGCAAGTACGTTGGTACGGGCGGCGCTGAGGAACAGAGAGAGAGACGCCAGTGAGGAGAAGTGGGTGTCctactcagaagtggtggagaAGAAGGAAGAGGAAGTGACCAGCTGCGCCGCTGACCTATGGTATAAAAATCATACACAACGACTGTCATTGAAGCTTGATTATCAGGAGATCTTAAACGCTTGGTCCGGCAAAGGCCCACTCTTCATTGAAGGAGAGTCTCCACAGACTGTACCAGACCTTGCTCATGACGCCGCCAAT GCGATGGGGGATGGTTGGAGTGGGGTGTGGAAGGTTCCAGAAATGGGAGGAAGTCGAAGCAGCATGAAAATGGAGGAAGTTGGGGGAGGAGAGGGGTCCAAAAAGGGGCAAAGGCAAGCCAGTGTGTTGAGATACAAGGAGAAGAGGCAAAGCAGGCTCTTCTCTAAGCGGATTCGATATGAGGTTCGAAAGCTCAATGCTGAGAAGCGCCCTCGTATGAAG GGTAGATTTGTGAAGAGAAGTTGA
- the LOC100244091 gene encoding mitochondrial inner membrane protease ATP23 isoform X2, giving the protein MEGDSAPTIPAADVSSGVNGGMTVKECEQMIQKSLRTPMVKFLRENLEKSGCAIGDKFIKAIYCNTKVSGGYARGEGIVVCSNHMNIQDEVNQVVIHELIHAYDDCRAANLDWTNCAHHACSEIRSGHLSGDCHFKRELLRGYLKVRGHGQECVRRRVMKSVTANPHCSEAAAKDAMEAVWDVCYNDTKPFDRAP; this is encoded by the exons ATGGAAGGCGACTCCGCTCCAACAATCCCCGCGGCAGACGTTTCATCGGGCGTCAATGGTGGCATGACGGTAAAGGAATGTGAACAGATGATCCAGAAAAGCCTTCGAA ctCCCATGGTCAAATTTCTGAGGGAAAATTTGGAGAAATCTGGATGCGCGATTGGTGACAAGTTCATCAAGGCCATTTATTGCAACACGAAGGTCAGTGGCGGTTACGCTCGTGGCGAAGGG ATAGTGGTATGTAGTAATCACATGAACATTCAAGATGAGGTCAATCAAGTTGTAATCCATGAGCTGATTCACGCATATGATGATTGTCGTGCAGCAAACTTGGATTGGACTAATTGTGCTCATCATGCTTGTAGTGAG ATTCGTTCTGGTCATCTAAGTGGTGATTGTCACTTCAAGCGGGAATTGCTGAGGGGTTATTTGAAGGTTCGGGGGCACGGACAA GAGTGTGTGAGAAGAAGAGTTATGAAGTCGGTCACAGCTAATCCTCACTGCTCAGAAGCAGCTGCAAAGGATGCCATGGAGGCTGTCTGGGATGTATGTTACAATGATACAAAGCCCTTTGACAGAGCTCCTTGA
- the LOC104881664 gene encoding classical arabinogalactan protein 11 produces the protein MARQLVALAFIFLAVAGLVSAQSPKATAPTASSPTASKISPSPSPSSTTSDTHPLAPSPTSPSHATAPVASAPTPSASTPAEVPVSSAPTPSATSPAAFAPEPSAVSPDTSDAIADSPEDFISAVPASAPGNVFSPPAPDEEFYSTEGPAAGPMAYGAGDAPAQSPEASHKDTATALEVSATVGVAAVASLLLF, from the coding sequence ATGGCACGTCAACTTGTGGCCCTCGCCTTCATCTTTCTGGCTGTTGCTGGCTTGGTATCCGCCCAGTCACCCAAAGCCACCGCCCCCACCGCCTCATCCCCCACCGCCTCTAAAATTTCCCCTTCACCTTCACCGTCATCCACCACCTCCGACACCCACCCACTTGCTCCATCTCCTACCTCACCCTCCCATGCCACCGCCCCAGTTGCCTCAGCTCCAACTCCCTCCGCCTCCACCCCCGCTGAGGTTCCAGTCTCTTCCGCCCCTACACCGTCGGCCACCTCCCCAGCGGCCTTCGCCCCTGAGCCATCGGCCGTCTCTCCTGACACTTCCGACGCAATAGCCGATTCCCCGGAGGACTTCATCTCCGCCGTTCCAGCTTCAGCTCCTGGCAACGTCTTCTCACCACCTGCACCCGACGAGGAATTCTATTCCACAGAGGGACCCGCCGCAGGACCCATGGCCTATGGCGCAGGAGATGCACCAGCTCAATCTCCAGAAGCCAGCCATAAAGATACCGCTACCGCCCTGGAGGTGTCTGCTACCGTGGGTGTTGCTGCCGTGGCCAGTTTATTATTGTTCTAA
- the PEL gene encoding pectate lyase precursor (The RefSeq protein has 3 substitutions compared to this genomic sequence) yields MSLLFLFSLLPPILGSPAPVQDPEVVVQEVHRSINASRRNLGYFSCGTGNPIDDCWRCDANWDKNRQRLADCAIGFGKDAMGGKNGRIYVVTDSEDDDPVNPRPGTLRHAVIQDEPLWIIFKRDMVIKLKQELVMNSFKTIDGRGASVHIAGGPCITIHYASNIIIHGLHIHDCKQGGNANIRNSPHHSGWWTVSDGDGVSIFGGRHIWVDHCSLSNCHDGLIDAIHGSTAITISNNFMTHHDKVMLLGHSDSYTEDKNMQVTIAFNHFGEGLVQRMPRCRHGYFHVVNNDYTHWEMYAIGGSADPTINSQGNRFLAPNDRFKKAVTKHEDAPESEWRHWNWRSEGDLMLNGAFFLQSGAGASSSYARRSSLSARPSSLVGSITLGSGALGCRKGSRC; encoded by the exons ATGtctcttctcttcttgttcTCTCTTCTTCCTCCAATTCTTGGTTCCTCCGCACCAGTCCAAGACCCTGAAGTAGTTGTGCAAGAGGTGCACAG GAGCATCAATGCCTCTAGGAGGAACTTGGGCTATTTCTCTTGTGGAACAGGCAACCCTATCGACGATTGCTGGAGGTGCGACGCCAACTGGGACAAGAACCGCCAGCGGTTAGCCGACTGCGCTATTGGGTTTGGCAAGGATGCAATGGGCGGAAAGAATGGTAGAATTTACGTGGTCACCGACTCCGAGGACGATGACCCTGTCAATCCAAGGCCAGGGACTCTCCGGCATGCTGTGATCCAAGATGAGCCATTGTGGATCATCTTCAAGCGTGACATGGTCATCAAGCTGAAGCAAGAGCTGGTGATGAACTCGTTCAAGACCATTGATGGTAGGGGTGCTAGCGTTCACATTGCTGGAGGGCCATGCATTACCATCCATTACGCCAGTAACATCATCATACATGGTCTCCATATCCATGACTGTAAGCAAGGAGGGAATGCCAACATCAGAAACTCTCCTCACCACTCCGGCTGGTGGACAGTATCTGATGGTGATGGGGTGTCCATCTTCGGTGGGAGGCATATATGGGTTGACCATTGCTCTTTGTCCAACTGCCATGACGGCCTCATTGATGCCATCCATGGATCCACCGCCATAACCATCTCTAACAATTTCATGACTCACCATGACAAGGTCATGCTCCTGGGCCACAGCGATTCTTATACAGAAGACAAGAACATGCAAGTCACCATTGCCTTCAACCATTTCGGAGAGGGGCTCGTGCAGAGAATGCCCAG ATGTAGGCATGGGTATTTTCATGTGGTGAACAACGACTACACCCACTGGGAAATGTATGCCATTGGTGGAAGTGCTGACCCTACCATCAACAGCCAGGGCAACAGATTCCTAGCACCCAATGATAGATTTAAGAAAGCTGTGACAAAGCATGAGGATGCACCAGAAAGTGAGTGGAGGCATTGGAACTGGAGATCTGAAGGGGACCTGATGTTGAATGGTGCCTTCTTCCTGCAGTCGGCGGCAGGCGCTTCTTCCAGCTACGCCAGAGCTTCCAGCTTGAGTGCCAGACCATCTTCTCTGGTGGGTTCAATCACCTTGGGTTCTGGCGCACTCGGCTGCAGGAAGGGGTCTCGTTGCTAA